In the Hylaeus volcanicus isolate JK05 chromosome 1, UHH_iyHylVolc1.0_haploid, whole genome shotgun sequence genome, one interval contains:
- the LOC128883725 gene encoding serine/arginine-rich splicing factor 7-like isoform X2: MNKMSRYPSDCKVYVGDLGSSATKQELEDAFSYYGPLRNVWVARNPPGFAFVEFEDARDAEDAVRGLDGRTICGRRARVEPSNGKRLRDRGYSRRGFGRLFHPEDRCYECGERGHYARDCVRHRSSRRKRSYSRSRSQSKSRSRSRSRSRSRSKHSRSSSRSRSRSRSGYNKEKLRNKRRSGSKDRSPRKTRSKSVSRSRSR; the protein is encoded by the exons ATGAATAAG ATGTCGCGATATCCTTCAGACTGTAAAGTCTATGTAGGAGACTTAGGAAGCAGCGCGACAAAGCAGGAATTGGAGGATGCTTTCTCGTATTATGGACCACTGAGAAATGTATGGGTGGCTAGAAATCCACCTGGATTTGCTTTTGTGGAATTCGAGGATGCTAGGGATGCAGAAGATGCGGTAAGAGGACTCGATGGAAGGACTATATGCGGGAGACGAGCTCGTGTCGAACCATCCAATGGAAAAAGATTAAGAGACAGGGGTTATTCTAGAAGAGGCTTCGGAAGATTATTTCACCCTGAAGACAGATGTTACGAATGTGGCGAAAGAGGTCATTATGCTAGAGATTGCGTTCGTCACAGAAGTTCTCGTAGAAAACG GTCTTATTCACGATCAAGATCGCAATCAAAATCACGGTCTCGTTCACGTTCTCGATCAAGATCAAGGAGCAAGCATTCAAGATCTTCATCCCGTAGCCGTTCTCGCAGTAGAAGCGGGTATAACAAAGAAAAGCTTCGTAATAAACGGAGATCTGGTTCCAAAGATCGCAGTCCACGCAAGACAAGATCTAAATCTGTTTCTAGATCCCGCAGCAGATAA
- the LOC128883725 gene encoding serine/arginine-rich splicing factor 7-like isoform X1 translates to MNKMSRYPSDCKVYVGDLGSSATKQELEDAFSYYGPLRNVWVARNPPGFAFVEFEDARDAEDAVRGLDGRTICGRRARVEPSNGKRLRDRGYSRRGFGRLFHPEDRCYECGERGHYARDCVRHRSSRRKRSHSRSYSRSRSQSKSRSRSRSRSRSRSKHSRSSSRSRSRSRSGYNKEKLRNKRRSGSKDRSPRKTRSKSVSRSRSR, encoded by the exons ATGAATAAG ATGTCGCGATATCCTTCAGACTGTAAAGTCTATGTAGGAGACTTAGGAAGCAGCGCGACAAAGCAGGAATTGGAGGATGCTTTCTCGTATTATGGACCACTGAGAAATGTATGGGTGGCTAGAAATCCACCTGGATTTGCTTTTGTGGAATTCGAGGATGCTAGGGATGCAGAAGATGCGGTAAGAGGACTCGATGGAAGGACTATATGCGGGAGACGAGCTCGTGTCGAACCATCCAATGGAAAAAGATTAAGAGACAGGGGTTATTCTAGAAGAGGCTTCGGAAGATTATTTCACCCTGAAGACAGATGTTACGAATGTGGCGAAAGAGGTCATTATGCTAGAGATTGCGTTCGTCACAGAAGTTCTCGTAGAAAACG ATCCCACTCCAGGTCTTATTCACGATCAAGATCGCAATCAAAATCACGGTCTCGTTCACGTTCTCGATCAAGATCAAGGAGCAAGCATTCAAGATCTTCATCCCGTAGCCGTTCTCGCAGTAGAAGCGGGTATAACAAAGAAAAGCTTCGTAATAAACGGAGATCTGGTTCCAAAGATCGCAGTCCACGCAAGACAAGATCTAAATCTGTTTCTAGATCCCGCAGCAGATAA
- the LOC128875653 gene encoding serine/threonine-protein phosphatase 6 regulatory ankyrin repeat subunit C-like produces MTAAYTNDPVTQEQNVEKKTSMIDNKASENTKEETMREENTEITCVEMTKLAATGGQDQKEIPVNQERSTLCTSVDSSAFLEQKGKDMERLECKKYSEDSESLKRDENTVPTIDDNRNAIADATDIRNSQVSRNGESSGAKSSSDSIVSTRFDALLVESDPENTMSGTRGTDASSNDNFTMQELQNSIQNDIIESTNFTNDPEVCNGSPKGADFPNDLEEIYDPESELNFHEAVRAGDAKSVAALLARDSLQNLDEPDWNVSGDPPLLVAATNHCLSVLSLLLANGCDPAVRSPRGETALHRVILNGGPGNVLQFVGELLKYGCPPGVKEAGGGLTALHVLTRQLAHAQGSKNLHHNFDAALKTLDLLARAGPVNAKDHQGRSALHILASSTIFDNNHRTEIESLIETLLAAGADPALKNDRGETPLHECLECGALNTAFLLVQHTPTGIMSRYGETPLHIASRKNYADMVAKLLDQGEDPSVQDAGGNTPLHLASARGFHQIVSLLVTSPLAQLEKLNTEGLTALQVAAESGFVNAVKLLLKAGADPSQTVHYCSTTLHRHPDISVLIDHELSRRRQLAA; encoded by the exons ATGACTGCTGCTTACACGAACGATCCCGTAACCCAGGAACAGAACGTAGAGAAGAAGACAAGCATGATAGACAATAAAGCATCGGAAAAtacgaaagaggaaacgatGCGCGAGGAAAACACCGAAATTACTTGTGTGGAAATGACGAAGCTTGCTGCAACAGGTGGCCAGGATCAAAAAGAAATCCCTGTTAACCAGGAGAGGTCTACGCTTTGTACATCGGTTGACTCGTCGGCATTCCTCGAGCAAAAAGGCAAAGATATGGAAAGACTGGAATGCAAGAAATATTCCGAGGATAGCGAATCTTTGAAAAGAGACGAAAATACTGTACCGACGATCGACGATAATCGAAACGCGATTGCAGATGCAACTGATATTAGAAACAGTCAAGTGTCGAGAAACGGTGAATCAAGTGGAGCAAAGTCGTCCTCTGACTCGATCGTATCAACAAGATTCGATGCACTTCTCGTTGAGAGTGATCCTGAAAATACAATGTCGGGAACACGTGGAACCGATGCATCCTCGAATGATAATTTCACGATGCAAGAATTACAGAATTCTATTCAGAACGATATTATAGAAAGCACGAACTTTACGAATGATCCAGAGGTTTGCAACGGATCGCCGAAGGGTGCAGATTTTCCAAATGACCTAGAGGAGATTTATGATCCTGAAAGTGAGCTAAATTTCCACGAGGCTGTACGTGCTGGCGATGCTAAGAGTGTTGCAGCTCTTCTTGCAAGGGACTCGCTACAAAACTTGGACGAACCGGATTGGAATGTTTCAGGTGATCCACCCCTGTTAGTGGCCGCTACTAATCATTGTTTGTCCGTTCTTAG TTTATTGCTTGCGAACGGATGCGATCCAGCTGTGCGTTCCCCCCGCGGTGAAACGGCGCTTCACAGAGTGATTTTAAATGGAGGACCAGGGAATGTGCTACAATTCGTGGGAGAACTCCTCAAGTATGGCTGTCCTCCAGGCGTGAAAGAAGCTGGCGGTGGATTGACAGCGTTACACGTACTAACTCGACAATTAGCACATGCGCAAGGATCGAAGAATCTCCATCATAACTTTGATGCCGCTTTGAAGACGCTTGATTTATTAGCGCGTGCTGGTCCTGTTAACGCGAAAGATCACCAAGGCCGTAGCGCGCTTCACATTTTAGCTTCTTCCACTATCTTCG ACAATAACCACAGAACTGAAATCGAATCTTTGATCGAGACTTTGTTGGCTGCTGGCGCGGATCCGGCATTGAAGAACGATCGAGGAGAGACTCCTTTGCACGAGTGTCTCGAGTGCGGTGCTTTAAACACAGCGTTTTTATTGGTACAGCACACACCGACTGGTATAATGTCGCGATACGGCGAAACTCCATTGCATATCGCCTCTAGAAAGAATTATGCTGACATGGTAGCAAAGTTATTGGACCAAGGAGAAGATCCTAGCGTGCAAGATGCTGGTGGTAACACGCCGTTGCATCTAGCTTCTGCGAGGGGTTTTCATCAAATCGTTTCTTTATTAGTTACGTCTCCTCTCGCCCAGTTGGAGAAACTCAACACCGAAGGGTTGACTGCCCTCCAAGTAGCTGCGGAAAGTGGCTTTGTTAATGCGGTGAAACTGTTGCTAAAAGCGGGAGCAGATCCAAGTCAAACAGTCCACTATTGCTCGACGACTCTTCATCGTCATCCTGATATTTCTGTTCTAATAGATCACGAATTGAGTAGACGTCGACAGCTCGCTGCttga
- the LOC128883725 gene encoding serine/arginine-rich splicing factor 7-like isoform X3, translating to MNKMSRYPSDCKVYVGDLGSSATKQELEDAFSYYGPLRNVWVARNPPGFAFVEFEDARDAEDAVRGLDGRTICGRRARVEPSNGKRLRDRGYSRRGFGRLFHPEDRCYECGERGHYARDCVRHRSSRRKRRCG from the exons ATGAATAAG ATGTCGCGATATCCTTCAGACTGTAAAGTCTATGTAGGAGACTTAGGAAGCAGCGCGACAAAGCAGGAATTGGAGGATGCTTTCTCGTATTATGGACCACTGAGAAATGTATGGGTGGCTAGAAATCCACCTGGATTTGCTTTTGTGGAATTCGAGGATGCTAGGGATGCAGAAGATGCGGTAAGAGGACTCGATGGAAGGACTATATGCGGGAGACGAGCTCGTGTCGAACCATCCAATGGAAAAAGATTAAGAGACAGGGGTTATTCTAGAAGAGGCTTCGGAAGATTATTTCACCCTGAAGACAGATGTTACGAATGTGGCGAAAGAGGTCATTATGCTAGAGATTGCGTTCGTCACAGAAGTTCTCGTAGAAAACG GAGATGCGGCTGA